One Echeneis naucrates chromosome 16, fEcheNa1.1, whole genome shotgun sequence DNA window includes the following coding sequences:
- the LOC115056270 gene encoding charged multivesicular body protein 4b-like yields MSLFKMFRGGGKLKKKSSQHQEIEKLSERRELLMEKKEDFKKKIEQEILFAKKNSRSNRRALQALRRKMWYEKHLSSIECAVSAIGDVVYKVNNLIRDITEAQDVTRDMSGTFYTSLNFPVEFNEVQEELMAELERLEKYMDIECIFEKNLAEGKVPCTKLLSPASLPPPAKMEEDELEEDLEYLRYWANEP; encoded by the exons atgtctttatttaaaatgttccGTGGAGGAGGTAAGCTGAAAAAGAAGTCTTCTCAACATCAGGAGATTGAGAAACTTTCGGAAAGAAGGGAGCTGCtcatggaaaagaaagaagattttAAGAAAAAGATCGAGCAGGAAATTTTGTTCGCCAAGAAGAACAGTAGAAGCAACAGAAGAG CTCTACAGGCACTCAGAAGAAAGATGTGGTACGAGAAGCATCTTAGCAGCATTGAGTGCGCTGTTTCCGCCATTGG AGATGTTGTTTACAAGGTGAACAACCTGATCCGAGACATTACAGAGGCGCAGGATGTGACTCGAGATATGTCAGGCACCTTCTACACATCTTTAAACTTTCCAGTGGAATTTAATGAGGTACAG GAGGAGCTAATGGCAGAACTGGAGAGGCTGGAGAAGTATATGGATATAGAGTGCATATTTGAGAAGAACTTAGCAGAGGGGAAAGTTCCTTGCACCAAATTGTTGTCTCCTGCGTCACTTCCCCCTCCAG CCAAGATGGAGGAAGACGAGCTTGAGGAGGATTTAGAGTATCTGCGGTACTGGGCAAATGAACCCTAG
- the chmp1a gene encoding charged multivesicular body protein 1a, translating to MDETLFQLKFTSKQLERLAKKAEKESEKEQAKVKKALLQKNVECARVYAENAIRKKNEGLNWLRMASRVDAVASKVQTAVTMKAVTKNMGQVTKALDKALNSMDLQKVSAVMDKFESQVQNLDVHTSVMEDSMSSAMTLTTPQEQVDDLIHQIAEESGLEVMDQLSQLPAGATSLGGESTRSQEKEDQLSRRLAALRN from the exons ATGGACG AGACACTCTTCCAGCTAAAG TTTACTTCCAAGCAACTGGAACGACTAGCAaagaaggcagagaaagagtCTGAAAAGGAACAGGCCAAGGTGAAGAAG GCTTTGCTACAAAAAAATGTGGAATGTGCCAGAGTTTATGCAGAGAACGCCATCcggaaaaaaaatgaaggtctTAATTGGCTGCGTATGGCGTCACGAGTGGATGCAGTTGCCTCAAAAGTCCAGACTGCTGTTACCATGAAGGCA GTAACCAAAAACATGGGCCAGGTGACCAAAGCCCTGGACAAAGCTCTGAACTCCATGGATCTCCAGAAGGTCTCTGCGGTCATGGATAAATTTGAAAGTCAAGTGCAGAACCTTGATGTTCATACCTCA GTCATGGAGGACTCCATGAGCTCTGCAATGACACTGACCACGCCTCAGGAGCAGGTAGATGACCTGATTCACCAGATTGCTGAGGAGAGTGGCCTAGAGGTGATGGATCAGCTCAGCCAACTCCCAGCAGGAGCCACCTCACTGGGCGGAGAGAGCACACGGAGCCAAGAGAAGGAGGACCAGCTGTCTAGACG TTTGGCTGCCCTGCGAAACTAG
- the slc10a3 gene encoding P3 protein: MRTLFTLCCLLLIDGGADQVWANGNFTVDSSNQTNPRADSSSKYIIIGDGSSQEFEFPENTNGVIVISSQYRSAAASRKGRQSWKQTVRVRSMDPEVLSILNVTDSGHIGLAKSYIISIRSGFPGTAQLQIQLLDLDQNSVPILIEERTDYSIRVAPGNDDPATRLIQSSGLSHFSENPVLFALLPLIFVNKCAFGCKVEVEVLRGLMKSPVPLLLGVLGQFLVMPLYAYCVSQLASLPKALSLGLVITCSAPGGGGGYLYSLLLGGDVTLAISMTLVSTVVAAAAMPLSSALYGRLLGVHAALHVPFVKILGTLLFIAIPISLGMLVKLRLPALTRVLLALIRPFSFVLIVGGIFMAYQMGASILANVRPQIVAVGMTVPLLGLVVGAIMAKLSSLDPPQRKTVSIEVGVQNSLLALAVMQLSFRRVEADFASQAPFIVALSSTSEMLLIVLGYFAQRRLCGSADPRSVA, encoded by the coding sequence ATGAGGACTCTATTTACACTCTGTTGTCTCTTGCTTATCGACGGCGGAGCGGACCAGGTGTGGGCCAACGGAAACTTCACTGTCGACAGCAGCAACCAGACCAACCCGAGGGccgacagcagcagcaagtaTATCATAATCGGGGATGGGTCATCGCAGGAATTCGAGTTTCCTGAAAATACCAATGGCGTTATTGTAATTTCCAGTCAGTACCGGAGCGCTGCGGCCAGCAGAAAGGGCCGCCAAAGCTGGAAGCAGACGGTCAGAGTACGCTCCATGGACCCAGAGGTGCTTTCCATCCTTAATGTtaccgacagtggccacatAGGTCTAGCGAAGAGCTATATTATCAGCATCCGCTCCGGCTTCCCAGGCACAGCTCAGTTGCAGATCCAACTATTGGACCTCGACCAAAACTCAGTGCCGATTCTGATCGAGGAAAGGACGGATTATTCCATCCGAGTGGCTCCCGGTAACGATGACCCGGCCACCCGGCTCATCCAGTCCAGTGGGCTCTCCCATTTCTCCGAAAACCCCGTGCTGTTTGCCTTGCTGCCCCTCATCTTTGTCAACAAGTGTGCCTTTGGATGCAAAGTGGAGGTGGAGGTTTTACGTGGTCTGATGAAGAGCCCCGTGCCACTGCTCCTAGGGGTGCTGGGCCAGTTTCTGGTAATGCCATTGTATGCTTACTGTGTGTCCCAACTGGCCTCACTGCCTAAAGCACTCTCTCTGGGCCTGGTAATTACCTGCTCTGCTCCTGGTGGTGGGGGCGGCTATCTGTATAGTTTGCTGCTTGGGGGAGATGTCACACTGGCTATTTCCATGACCCTGGTCTCCACagtggtggcagcagcagccatgccTTTGTCATCCGCTCTGTATGGCCGGTTGTTGGGAGTGCATGCTGCCCTGCATGTGCCATTTGTCAAAATCCTTGGCACTCTTCTGTTTATTGCCATCCCCATCTCATTGGGTATGCTGGTCAAACTCCGTCTGCCTGCACTCACTCGTGTCCTGCTAGCACTCATTCGACCCTTCAGCTTTGTACTTATTGTTGGGGGCATCTTCATGGCCTACCAAATGGGTGCATCCATCTTAGCCAATGTCAGGCCCCAGATTGTAGCAGTAGGAATGACAGTGCCTTTGTTGGGGCTGGTGGTCGGGGCCATTATGGCCAAGCTGTCCAGCTTGGACCCTCCACAAAGGAAGACGGTCAGTATTGAAGTGGGAGTTCAGAACAGCCTGCTGGCCCTTGCTGTTATGCAGCTGTCTTTCCGCCGGGTGGAGGCCGATTTTGCATCCCAGGCACCTTTCATCGTGGCCCTCAGCAGCACCTCAGAGATGTTGCTAATTGTTTTAGGATACTTTGCCCAGCGGAGGTTGTGTGGTTCTGCTGACCCAAGGAGTGTTGCTTGA